One Electrophorus electricus isolate fEleEle1 chromosome 13, fEleEle1.pri, whole genome shotgun sequence DNA segment encodes these proteins:
- the marc1 gene encoding mitochondrial amidoxime-reducing component 1 → MDYCVNLFTQNRTAALYVTGTTVALLGLGLGYKYIWKQKKLIRVGVVSQLLVHPMKSGKAVLVDTAECLRMGLKCGELQDRHWLVITEDGHMLTGRQQPRLVLVSLTCENGQLCLSAPEMDELRVPLHQGTNPIFNCRVFSSDIQGRDCGEEVSSWLTRYLAAGVTFRLVHFEPSLKARSSADQDSRFPKDTQVAYPDAAPVMLMSMASVQDLGNRLDCDFSVYQFRPSIVVGDCEPFAEDSWDYVQIGQVELQRVMGCGRCVLTTVDPETGIISRKEPLNTLKTYRLIDPAQKASPIFGQYYALKKTGVLHVGDPVYKINY, encoded by the exons ATGGATTACTGTGTAAATTTATTTACTCAGAACAGGACAGCCGCTCTCTATGTTACAGGGACAACGGTCGCCTTGCTTGGACTCGGACTCGGATACAAATAcatatggaaacaaaaaaagttgATTCGCGTTGGAGTAGTTTCTCAGTTGTTGGTTCATCCCATGAAATCTGGAAAAGCGGTGTTGGTAGATACTGCGGAATGTCTGCGAATGGGACTGAAATGTGGAGAGCTTCAGGATCG CCACTGGCTTGTCATTACGGAAGACGGCCACATGTTGACTGGAAGACAACAGCCCCGCCTGGTTCTGGTGTCCCTGACCTGCGAGAACGGCCAGCTCTGCCTCAGTGCTCCTGAGATGGACGAGTTGAGAGTTCCACTGCACCAGGGCACAAATCCCATCTTTAACTGCAG AGTGTTTAGTTCAGACATTCAAGGCAGAGACTGTGGGGAAGAGGTGTCAAGCTGGCTCACTCGATATTTGGCAGCAGGTGTGACTTTTCGTCTGGTGCACTTTGAACCCTCTCTAAAGGCAAGGAGCTCTGCTGATCAAGACTCCCGTTTTCCCAAGGATACACAG GTGGCTTACCCTGATGCTGCTCCAGTCATGCTGATGTCCATGGCCTCCGTTCAGGACCTGGGGAACAGACTAGACTGTGACTTCTCTGTCTACCAGTTCCGGCCCAGCATTGTCGTCGGTGACTGTGAGCCTTTCGCTGAG GATTCATGGGATTATGTTCAGATTGGccaggtggagctgcagagaGTCATGGGCTGTGGAAG GTGTGTTCTCACCACTGTTGATCCTGAAACTGGAATCATTAGTAGGAAAGAGCCACTAAATACTCTCAAAAC TTATCGACTGATCGACCCTGCACAGAAAGCTTCACCAATATTTGGGCAGTACTATGCACTCAAGAAAACTGGAGTCCTCCATGTTGGTGATCCAGTCtacaaaattaattattga
- the LOC113574147 gene encoding complement component C1q receptor has translation MRLLLLTLYALLGAVRTKHATTRCTDNACFTFHKDNKTFELASQDCVENGGYLITIRNAVELNDVKSIVSLKRKLPYEEKIWIGLKLEKGKCMINDESLHGFKWISGNTDSAYSNWNKKPSSTCTEERCVSIYSEELKWRDGSCKDSAFYMCKFIINGMCKPPLLWGLGEVNYTLPFSKLIKQDEGFTMLPFGTFAEISCADTGERLHTVCKDTDTGFVWEKPGPFCISGKRSCRNNNGGCDHLCSENDGTGVGCECKEGYYLGDDKVTCILRDNCHNNPCESVCVSNSTGFSCRCKDGFQLAEDQTSCVDVDECRQNVCGGQICHNDQGTYKCECKKGFKDVGGKCEDIDECSESTCKPNAECLNSEGSFTCFCPRGFRDSDNGEKCTDVDECLNSPCTDKCTNTIGSYTCSCGANHRLADDGISCIPDQNQIFPISTSKEPFDSTTVAARLTEEAANERNSVHKDSSQRTFLVWVCVLGTVIPLLLLIVLTFVISLHRWHRSREDARKKNTTADGYCWVSSGVSLQTESEHN, from the coding sequence ATGCGTTTGCTACTCCTGACGCTGTACGCTCTCCTTGGTGCTGTAAGAACGAAGCACGCGACCACCAGGTGCACAGACAACGCTTGTTTCACATTTCATAAAGACAACAAAACGTTTGAGCTGGCCAGTCAAGACTGCGTCGAAAACGGCGGATACTTGATTACAATAAGAAATGCTGTCGAATTAAACGATGTGAAGTCAATcgtttctttaaaaagaaagctTCCTTACGAGGAAAAAATCTGGATAGGACTAAAGTTGGAAAAGGGGAAATGTATGATCAATGATGAAAGCTTGCATGGCTTTAAATGGATCTCGGGTAACACAGACTCCGCGTACTCCAATTGGAACAAGAAACCCAGCAGCACATGTACAGAAGAGCGATGCGTTTCCATTTACTCAGAGGAGCTCAAATGGAGAGATGGGTCGTGTAAAGACAGTGCGTTTTATATGTGTAAGTTTATTATCAATGGAATGTGCAAACCCCCGTTGTTATGGGGGCTGGGAGAAGTTAATTATACTCTGCCATTCTCAAAGCTAATAAAACAAGATGAGGGATTCACGATGTTGCCGTTTGGCACATTTGCTGAAATAAGCTGCGCCGATACTGGTGAGCGCCTTCATACGGTGTGtaaagacacagacactggttttgtttgggaaaaaCCTGGACCTTTTTGCATCTCAGGCAAAAGAAGCTGCAGAAATAACAACGGAGGTTGTGATCACCTTTGTTCTGAGAACGATGGTACAGGGGTTGGCTGTGAATGCAAAGAGGGATATTACCTCGGTGATGACAAAGTCACTTGTATCCTGCGGGACAACTGCCATAACAACCCTTGCGAGTCCGTCTGCGTATCGAATTCGACTGGATTTTCATGTCGATGTAAAGACGGCTTTCAGCTGGCCGAAGACCAAACCAGTTGTGTTGACGTGGACGAATGTCGTCAAAATGTCTGTGGTGGCCAAATATGTCACAACGATCAAGGCACCTATAAGTGTGAATGTAAAAAAGGGTTTAAAGACGTGGGTGGCAAATGCGAGGATATTGATGAATGCTCTGAATCCACATGTAAACCCAACGCAGAGTGCTTAAATTCAGAGGGCTCCTTCACCTGCTTCTGCCCCAGGGGTTTCAGGGACTCGGACAATGGTGAGAAATGTACAGATGTCGATGAATGTCTAAATTCTCCTTGTACAGATAAGTGCACTAATACAATCGGCAGCTACACGTGCTCCTGTGGCGCAAACCACCGTTTAGCTGACGATGGAATTAGTTGTATCCCCGATCAAAACCAAATCTTTCCCATTTCCACTTCGAAAGAACCATTTGATTCTACTACAGTAGCTGCACGTCTTACTGAAGAGGCGGCTAATGAAAGAAACAGTGTTCACAAGGACAGTTCACAACGAACTTTTttggtttgggtgtgtgtcttGGGCACAGTGATTCCACTGTTACTTCTAATTGTGCTCACGTTTGTTATCTCATTACATCGCTGGCACCGTTCACGGGAAGACGCAAGGAAGAAAAATACCACTGCTGACGGATACTGCTGGGTGTCCTCTGGGGTCTCACTTCAAACGGAATCAGAACACAACTGA
- the hhipl2 gene encoding HHIP-like protein 2 produces the protein MGNFLLTPAEWILKVSISHPVRRLILTMIFLTSLRQTFSHPQCLDYQPPFKPFAHLEFCNQYEKFGCCDQKNDNLIAERYWDIMDLLGDEGYELCGNLVKDILCQECSPYAAHLYDAEDPYTPVRHLPGLCFTYCSDFHIKCHFVVKYLTDSKILLQSCDQDRLRFCNLINLADQDYCYPNVVKNNDLYSNLGKVVEDPKGCLQLCLTEVANGLRNPVLMLHSGDDTYRMFVAEQLGFVWVFLRDGSRVEHPFLDLSGDVLTTPWLGDERGFLGMAFHPQHRNNGRFFIYYSILVNSQLEKIRISEMKVSAHDMNMADPNSERILLEIEEPAANHNGGQLLFGLDGYLYIFTGDGGKAGDPFGNFGNSQNKSTLLGKVLRIDVDGSSEDGKPYKIPPDNPFINQPDARPEVYAFGVRNMWRCSVDRGHPVSSYGRGRIFCGDVGQNRYEEIDIIVKGGNYGWRAKEGFECFDIKLCQNSSLDDILPIYAYGHDVGKSVTGGYVYRGCQSPNLNGLYIFGDFMSGRLMALEEDSSSGSWKERNVCMGDVQTCSFPDLINHHHKFIISFAEDESGELYFLATSYPNTISPFGTIYKFMDPSRRAPPGKCKIKPRPVKVKGKKVPFVPRELTVLDTSIIPTRPPLKGMKFTTEPTVTRLLTVSTTAMSKQKMLIGTISKKSQHVKEKKAPLLKLKPKGKNASVMAKKKAPPHQKNTLQPTKNVVNVDEKNVETSLKGSHKGQKIKPIKPVKPTKLTKKDIKSITAKKTKKTKEGKVKPKTKAQSPQKPVARPRESDNETKQPVTPKPQKGSRQQQKAAGKLTPNKG, from the exons ATGGGCAATTTCTTGTTGACACCGGCTGAATGGATTCTGAAGGTGTCTATTTCGCATCCTGTTCGGCGTCTCATTTTAACAATGATTTTCCTCACGTCTTTGagacaaacattttcacatccTCAGTGTTTGGACTACCAACCTCCTTTTAAACCCTTTGCTCATCTTGAATTTTGCAACCAGTACGAGAAATTTGGTTGCTGTGACCAAAAAAACGACAACCTAATTGCGGAGAGGTACTGGGATATAATGGATTTACTTGGTGATGAAGGCTATGAACTTTGCGGTAATTTAGTGAAGGACATCCTGTGCCAG GAATGCTCCCCATATGCTGCCCACCTGTATGATGCTGAGGACCCCTACACTCCAGTGCGCCATCTCCCAGGACTGTGCTTTACCTACTGCTCTGACTTCCATATTAAGTGCCATTTTGTAGTCAAGTACTTGACTGACAGTAAGATTTTGCTGCAGTCATGTGACCAAGACCGTTTACGCTTCTGCAATTTGATCAACCTGGCAGACCAGGATTACTGCTACCCCAACGTGGTAAAAAACAACGATCTGTACAGTAACTTGGGCAAAGTGGTGGAGGACCCAAAGGGTTGCCTCCAGCTGTGCCTGACAGAGGTGGCCAATGGGCTGAGGAACCCAGTGCTGATGCTCCACAGTGGTGACGACACCTACCGCATGTTCGTGGCTGAGCAGCTGGGCTTTGTCTGGGTGTTCCTGCGGGATGGCAGCCGCGTCGAGCACCCCTTCCTTGACTTGAGTGGGGATGTGCTGACCACTCCATGGCTGGGTGATGAGCGCGGCTTCCTGGGTATGGCCTTccacccacagcacagaaacaaCGGCCGCTTCTTCATCTACTACTCCATCCTGGTCAACAGCCAGCTAGAGAAGATTCGCATCAGTGAGATGAAAGTTTCAGCCCATGACATGAATATGGCAGACCCCAACTCAGAGAG AATTCTGCTTGAAATTGAGGAGCCAGCTGCAAACCATAATGGTGGACAGCTTTTGTTTGGCCTGGATGGATATCTTTACATCTTCACTGGAGATGGTGGAAAAGCAGGGGACCCTTTTGGAAATTTTGGAAATTCCCAAAACAA ATCAACTCTGCTGGGCAAAGTTCTTCGCATTGATGTAGATGGGAGCAGTGAAGATGGAAAGCCCTACAAGATACCTCCAGATAACCCCTTCATTAACCAACCCGATGCCCGGCCTGAGGTCTATGCCTTCGGTGTGCGGAATATGTGGCGCTGCTCAGTGGACAGGGGCCACCCAGTGAGCAGCTATGGCAGAGGAAGGATTTTCTGTGGTGACGTTGGGCAGAACCGCTACGAAGAGATCGACATTATTGTGAAAGGAGGAAACTACGGCTGGAGAGCTAAGGAGGGCTTTGAATGCTTTGATATAAAATTATGTCAAAACTCCTCACTAG ACGACATTCTTCCCATTTATGCCTATGGCCATGATGTGGGAAAGTCAGTGACCGGGGGCTATGTTTACAGAGGATGTCAATCCCCCAACCTAAATGGCCTTTATATCTTTGGAGACTTTATGAGTGG ACGATTGATGGCTCTAGAGGAGGACAGTAGTAGTGGGAGCTGGAAGGAGAGAAACGTCTGTATGGGGGATGTTCAGACCTGCTCCTTTCCTGACCTTATCAATCACCACCACAAGTTCATCATCTCCTTTGCGGAAGATGAATCTG GAGAGCTGTATTTTCTGGCAACCTCATACCCAAACACAATATCCCCATTTGGAACGATATACAAATTTATGGACCCATCCAG GAGAGCACCTCCAGGAAAATGCAAGATTAAGCCACGTCCAGTGAAAGTAAAAGGCAAGAAGGTGCCATTTGTACCCCGAGAAT TGACCGTCCTGGACACAAGCATAATACCAACAAGGCCACCACTTAAAGGGATGAAATTCACCACAGAACCAACAGTTACCAGGCTACTCACAGTATCTACCACAGCTATGTCAAAACAAAAGATGCTGATTGGGACAATTTCAAAGAAATCACAACACGTGAAGGAAAAGAAGGCACCTTTGTTGAAGCTGAAACCAAAGGGCAAAAATGCCAGTGTAATGGCAAAAAAGAAGGCCCCTCCCCATCAGAAGAACACCTTACAACCCACGAAGAATGTTGTTAATGTGgatgaaaaaaatgttgaaacCTCTTTGAAAGGTTCTCATAAAGGACAAAAAATTAAACCCATAAAACCAGTAAAACCAACAAAGCTAACAAAAAAGGATATTAAAAGTATCACAGCAAAGAAGACTAAAAAGACCAAGGAAGGTAAAGTGAAGCCTAAAACCAAGGCTCAGAGTCCCCAAAAGCCTGTGGCTCGTCCCAGAGAGTCAGACAACGAAACAAAGCAACCTGTCACTCCTAAACCTCAGAAAGGGTccagacaacaacaaaaagctgCAGGAAAGCTCACTCCAAACAAAGGATGA
- the susd4 gene encoding sushi domain-containing protein 4 isoform X2, with amino-acid sequence MYQHADRQGKTSPFVRIAVYGQFLMIFTIPPLQLVTAFPDPTIEQFCRDPGVPGHGSRTPGSGVFFEDAVARFSCAEGYRLKGAAKITCTRFHNGSVGWRPSLKPVCLPDDCLPPYIEDADVANKTYRPGDNLVLSCHEGFQIRYPDMDNMESVCQEDGTWDNQPMCQGCLRPLLPLHSYMNISEMEFSVPVGTVVHYQCFPGYKLEGSELLECMYNLIWSDVPPRCLDVEACPLPPMVEHGDYMCHPEPCNRYIHGTVVEFYCDPGYSLANDYKYITCLYGQWFPQMQIYCIHDDTSWPGFQESLVTTWKVVAFTASSVLLALLLVIMAKVFHFKCKLRHSSSEEQEESRGPNVIVVDGVAVPLPSYEEAVSGPNYQPPHMPSPAGPGSGQHSDEQDPPSYPGHAESPSDALLDSGEGDSCDNISETSEYLQATHPSSSHAVGLNNVSEKTNVVTSMEETASTSPSVDIADEIPLVEDGEEDC; translated from the exons ATGTATCAACATGCTGATAGACAAGGAAAGACATCTCCATTTGTCCGCATTGCTGTCTACGGCCAGTTTCTTATGATATTCACCATCCCCCCTCTTCAACTGGTCACCGCCTTCCCGGACCCTACAATAG AGCAGTTTTGCAGAGATCCTGGTGTTCCAGGGCATGGAAGCAGAACACCAGGTTCTGGGGTCTTCTTTGAGGATGCAGTTGCCAGATTCTCTTGTGCTGAGGGATACAGACTAAAAGGAGCAGCAAAGATCACCTGTACACGTTTCCATAATGGATCAGTGGGATGGAGACCAAGCCTTAAACCAGTGTGCCTTCCAGACG ATTGTCTTCCTCCCTACATTGAGGATGCTGATGTTGCGAATAAGACCTACAGACCTGGGGATAACCTTGTTCTAAGCTGTCATGAGGGATTTCAGATCCGATATCCTGACATGGATAACATGGAGTCAGTGTGCCAAGAGGATGGAACATGGGACAATCAACCCATGTGTCAAG GCTGCCTGCGGCCCCTGCTTCCTCTGCATAGTTACATGAACATCTCTGAGATGGAGTTCTCTGTGCCAGTTGGAACAGTGGTGCACTACCAGTGTTTCCCTGGTTACAAGCTGGAGGGCTCAGAATTACTGGAATGCATGTATAACCTCATCTGGTCAGACGTGCCACCCCGGTGCCTTGATGTCGAAG CATGTCCCTTACCTCCAATGGTAGAGCATGGCGATTACATGTGCCATCCAGAGCCGTGTAACCGCTATATCCATGGAACCGTGGTAGAGTTCTACTGTGATCCTGGCTATTCGCTAGCCAATGATTACAAATATATCACCTGTCTTTATGGACAGTGGTTTCCTCAGATGCAAATATACTGCATTCACGATG ACACCAGCTGGCCAGGCTTTCAGGAGTCCTTAGTGACAACATGGAAAGTGGTGGCATTCACTGCTTCCAGTGTGCTGCTAGCCCTGCTCCTAGTGATCATGGCAAAGGTGTTCCATTTCAAATGCAAACTCCGCCACAGTTCAAG tGAAGAGCAAGAGGAATCCAGGGGCCCCAACGTCATAGTAGTGGATGGCGTTGCTGTACCCCTCCCGTCCTATGAGGAGGCAGTCAGTGGTCCAAATTACCAGCCACCACATATGCCGTCCCCTGCTGGTCCAGGTAGCGGCCAGCACTCGGACGAGCAAGACCCCCCTTCGTATCCGGGGCATGCAGAAAGTCCAAGCGATGCTCTGTTGGACAGCGGGGAGGGTGATTCATGTGACAACATCTCAGAGACATCAGAGTATCTACAAGCAACACATCCATCGTCATCACATGCTGTGGGGCTGAACAACGTGTCTGAGAAGACCAATGTGGTCACCTCCATGGAGGAGACTGCCTCCACAAGTCCCAGCGTAGATATAGCAGATG AAATTCCTCTTGTGGAGGACGGTGAAGAGGACTGCTGA
- the susd4 gene encoding sushi domain-containing protein 4 isoform X1, which produces MYQHADRQGKTSPFVRIAVYGQFLMIFTIPPLQLVTAFPDPTIVEQFCRDPGVPGHGSRTPGSGVFFEDAVARFSCAEGYRLKGAAKITCTRFHNGSVGWRPSLKPVCLPDDCLPPYIEDADVANKTYRPGDNLVLSCHEGFQIRYPDMDNMESVCQEDGTWDNQPMCQGCLRPLLPLHSYMNISEMEFSVPVGTVVHYQCFPGYKLEGSELLECMYNLIWSDVPPRCLDVEACPLPPMVEHGDYMCHPEPCNRYIHGTVVEFYCDPGYSLANDYKYITCLYGQWFPQMQIYCIHDDTSWPGFQESLVTTWKVVAFTASSVLLALLLVIMAKVFHFKCKLRHSSSEEQEESRGPNVIVVDGVAVPLPSYEEAVSGPNYQPPHMPSPAGPGSGQHSDEQDPPSYPGHAESPSDALLDSGEGDSCDNISETSEYLQATHPSSSHAVGLNNVSEKTNVVTSMEETASTSPSVDIADEIPLVEDGEEDC; this is translated from the exons ATGTATCAACATGCTGATAGACAAGGAAAGACATCTCCATTTGTCCGCATTGCTGTCTACGGCCAGTTTCTTATGATATTCACCATCCCCCCTCTTCAACTGGTCACCGCCTTCCCGGACCCTACAATAG TAGAGCAGTTTTGCAGAGATCCTGGTGTTCCAGGGCATGGAAGCAGAACACCAGGTTCTGGGGTCTTCTTTGAGGATGCAGTTGCCAGATTCTCTTGTGCTGAGGGATACAGACTAAAAGGAGCAGCAAAGATCACCTGTACACGTTTCCATAATGGATCAGTGGGATGGAGACCAAGCCTTAAACCAGTGTGCCTTCCAGACG ATTGTCTTCCTCCCTACATTGAGGATGCTGATGTTGCGAATAAGACCTACAGACCTGGGGATAACCTTGTTCTAAGCTGTCATGAGGGATTTCAGATCCGATATCCTGACATGGATAACATGGAGTCAGTGTGCCAAGAGGATGGAACATGGGACAATCAACCCATGTGTCAAG GCTGCCTGCGGCCCCTGCTTCCTCTGCATAGTTACATGAACATCTCTGAGATGGAGTTCTCTGTGCCAGTTGGAACAGTGGTGCACTACCAGTGTTTCCCTGGTTACAAGCTGGAGGGCTCAGAATTACTGGAATGCATGTATAACCTCATCTGGTCAGACGTGCCACCCCGGTGCCTTGATGTCGAAG CATGTCCCTTACCTCCAATGGTAGAGCATGGCGATTACATGTGCCATCCAGAGCCGTGTAACCGCTATATCCATGGAACCGTGGTAGAGTTCTACTGTGATCCTGGCTATTCGCTAGCCAATGATTACAAATATATCACCTGTCTTTATGGACAGTGGTTTCCTCAGATGCAAATATACTGCATTCACGATG ACACCAGCTGGCCAGGCTTTCAGGAGTCCTTAGTGACAACATGGAAAGTGGTGGCATTCACTGCTTCCAGTGTGCTGCTAGCCCTGCTCCTAGTGATCATGGCAAAGGTGTTCCATTTCAAATGCAAACTCCGCCACAGTTCAAG tGAAGAGCAAGAGGAATCCAGGGGCCCCAACGTCATAGTAGTGGATGGCGTTGCTGTACCCCTCCCGTCCTATGAGGAGGCAGTCAGTGGTCCAAATTACCAGCCACCACATATGCCGTCCCCTGCTGGTCCAGGTAGCGGCCAGCACTCGGACGAGCAAGACCCCCCTTCGTATCCGGGGCATGCAGAAAGTCCAAGCGATGCTCTGTTGGACAGCGGGGAGGGTGATTCATGTGACAACATCTCAGAGACATCAGAGTATCTACAAGCAACACATCCATCGTCATCACATGCTGTGGGGCTGAACAACGTGTCTGAGAAGACCAATGTGGTCACCTCCATGGAGGAGACTGCCTCCACAAGTCCCAGCGTAGATATAGCAGATG AAATTCCTCTTGTGGAGGACGGTGAAGAGGACTGCTGA